From Carnobacterium alterfunditum DSM 5972:
CGCTTCTTTTGCAAAGACACCATAAACAGGGGTATTTCTTGCGGCTTGACTTAAATAAGGAAAAACTAGGCGCTCGTTCATCGTTACTTTAGGAATAGTCATAAATGACTGATCAACCATAAAAGGGTATTGGTAATTTAATAATAATTCATCATCTGCAAAATCGGAAGGTGTATAGGTTATAAATGTATCTTCATGTACAAAAAAATCGGACACCTGACTTTTCAATCTCAGCATATCATTTGTACGAATATCTCCCATATAAAGATCACCCGTTTCAAGCGAAAAGTCATCTTTATTATCTACATATAAATACAGATTAGCCGAATACCATATCGGAACCATTGAAGCTGAAGGTACCGATACGACCTCATTGGTTTCGATGTTCCAATTGTCTACAGCTATTTCTGTATCTGATTGGTAGTAAGAAATAAAAATATAATTTTGATTTGCAGGGTTCCAATTCACATTAACAAAACCATTTGTTTCCAATGGCAAAGTTTGGATAACGGACCCTTCTCTATCGATCACTCTTAATTCTCCGCCGTCTTCACTGACAACTTGAATCAATAATTTTTGTTTATCCTCCGAAATAATAGCTGTTAAAATAATCGAACTCGCTTCATAGATAGGCACAATTTCTCCAGTAAAAATATTGAATAGGGACAACGTGTCATTATTCATTTCACCAGTATGGACTAAAACTTCTTCGTCAGACATCCAACCGATCACTTTTCTAAAATTTTCATAGTCAATTGGAATTTCTTTGTACGCTAATGCTATTTTTTCTGGATCAGGGACTTTGGTTGCTTGTTTTTTAGTGCAACTTATTAAAAATAAGGTCACGGAAAAAAGTAAAATAACTAAGTAGAAAATCATATATTCTTTCTTTTTCCTTCTCATTTTAATCACCTTATTTTTTTATTTATTTACATAATTTTATTGTATCCTTTTTCCCAAAAACTTTCTCATTGAATTATAACATACGCTATCATCTTTAACACTTTATTAGGTTAGATCATAGACCGTAGATAGACAAGATCCTGCTAGTTATGGTGCAAGAAAAACTTAAGAAGATGGCTTCGGCAGTTCACCGAACTCATCTTCTTAATACAACACTTGATTTTTTATTTTTCAATACCTAAAATAAAAGATTTACAAAGTACCATTTTTTTGTTTTTTAACCAATGAACTTGCTCCGATCACGCCGGCATCATTTCCTAATTGGGCCAATCGGATTCTTGTTGTTCTACGAATTGTTGGGTAAGTGAACAGATCAAAATACGTTTGGATTTGATTTATTAAAAATACTCCTGCTTGGGAAACTCCCCCACCGACCACAATAGCTGATGGATTCAAAATATTCGCAACACTTCCACAAGCTAAGCCTAAGTAGTAAGCAACTTTATCTATCACTCGAATCGCTAATTCATCTTCTTCTTTTGCAAGATCAAAAACATCTTTAGCGGTTATCAATTGACCATCATCAATGATCGTTTTCAATTTTGAGTCGCCAGCGTACTCTTCTGAAAAATCTCTAGCTAGACGAACAACTCCTGTGGCACTCGAAACTGTCTCAAGACAGCCTTTATTACCACACGTGCATTCGTAACCACCTGGTTCTACTGTGATATGGCCTATTTCTCCTGCAGCACCGGCAACACCGTGGATCAAACGTCCCCCAGCAATAATTCCGCCGCCAACACCTGTTCCTAGCGTTACAAATACTATATCTTCTTCATTTTTTCCAGCACCCTTCCAACGTTCACCAAGAGCCGCCACGTTCGCGTCATTGTCGATAGCAAAAGAGATGCCTGTTCCTTCTTCAATCAATTGTTTGACCGGTTGACTTGTATCCCAATTTAAATTGTAAGCGCCAATAACAGTTCCTTCCTCACGATCGACCGTACCAGGAGACCCCATTCCAATGCCAATAAAGTCGCTAGGCGATAATTGATATCTTTCAAGCTGCTCATTGATCGACTCAACAATAGCTGGCACAATATGTGAACCATCATCTGTGATATCCGTTATAATGCTCCATTTTTGTTGGATCTCTCCTTCGCTTGTTAAGATAGCAAATTTTACAGTTGTTCCACCTAAGTCGATCCCGATAATTTTATTTTTCATAAAAATTCCTCCAATTTTAACTTTTTTGCTCTTTTTCTTCTTCTTTGCGATGTTCTTGTTTTAAAATAAGTATAGCGGGCAGGTACTCATCATCTAATATCAATCCATTATCATGTAATTTTTTCAACTCAACCATCATTATTTCAATGTCCCATAACCGTTTCCCGATATATACGTAAATGCCAAACCGCTTCAACAGCTGCTGGACGTCATACAAATTTATCATTGCTTCACTTCCTAAGGTTCAAAAAATGTAATAGGTGTATTCAGGTAACCAATGTAGGCTAAGGCGATAACCATGATGACAAAAAAACTGCCATAGATCAGACGCTTATTTAACAAATGGACTACTGGATTAGGCACGCTGATAGCCGTTGCTAGCAGAAATCCTCCTAATAAGCCTCCCAGATGTCCCGCTAGATCGATTGAGGAACTAAATATACCAAAGACTACATTAATAATAATCAATATGCCAAAACTTTTAGCCATCTGTTGGATCGCTGGGTTGTATTTAAAAGTTTGACCAAGCATAATAGTTGATCCAAATAATCCGAACAAAGCCGTACTAGCGCCTGCAGAGAGTGCATCACTAAAAGCAAAGCTTGCAAGATTTCCAGCTATGCCACTTAGTAAGTAAATACCAGCAAAACGCAAATGACCAAAAATCCCTTCTAATTGTTCACCTAAATAATAGAGGATCACTGAATTCATCAATAAATGAATGAATCCAATGTGTAGGAACATTGGCGTGATCAATCTCCACCATTCTCCAAGAACGATATAAGGATTAAATTTCGCTCCATACTTTAATAAAGTAGCAATGTTCGTACTCCCACCATCAAAAGTCATGAAAACGAATGCTATAATTTGAATAACCAACAGTGCATATGTCACAACTGGTTTTTTAAAAAAACGTTTTATTTTCATTTGAGTTCTATACTCCAAACTGTCAACTCCATTCAACTGATTTTACACATTAAGTAATCTTTACTAGTTATTATAGCATAAAGACACCTGTTCTTGACAAAAATACTCAAGTTACTAGTTTAAAATTACACATAAAAAAATAGGCTCACTATGATTTGAAATCGGCAGATCGGTTAAATCGATTTTGCTGGATTTCTAAAGGAATAGAAGCTGCTTTTCACCATCTGATTTGTCAAATTAAGCTAGACAAAATATCTTCACTCATGTAACTCAAAAATACTTCCAATGGCGTTTGATACTTCAATGATTTTCTTGGAATATTATTTCTCTTGTCTGCAACGGAGGAAACAAACGATTGGTCGACTTGATTAAAGTCCATTTCTTTTGGCAAACCGTCTTTTCGGAGGAGACCGTTAGAATTTTCGTTTAAAGCGCGTTGTGATGGTGTTCCAGGATCCGCAAAATAAATAGCGATATCGTGGCGGTTGCACAATGATTTCCAGTTAGAAAATTCTTTCCCACAATCAAACGTGATAGAGCGGAATAAGTTTCTTGGAATGACTTGAAACCAATGATTCATAGCTGTTTCAATGTCGCTGGCCTTACGTCCATCAGGTTTCAAGGTAATAATGACTTTCGACAGACGTTCCACTAACGTTATAATGGCGCTTTTATGCTGGACACCTACAATGGTGTCGCCTTCTATATGGCCAAATTCTTGAGTGAATTGAGGGTAATCTTTCTCTCTTTCTGCGATATTCCGCTTGAAAGCCTGTTTTCCCCGACGTTCTTTATGACCATTTGGCTTTCTTTTCCCTTTCATTGGGAGCGTGGTTTCATCAAAGATTTTTTCTTTGAATTGGCGGTAAAGGGTACGAACAGAACACTTAATGGACTCTTCCGCCCGACCAATAATGACATCAGGGGTCCAACCTTGAGCGACTTTATCTTTAATGTAGGCCTGTTGTTTCTTTGGGAGAACGATTCTGTGACGTCCGCAACGCCTTTTATTTTCCTTGTACTGTTGGTAATACTCAAGGGCTGTATGGCCTTCTTTTAAGAAGTTAATGACGGTATAAATGGGTGTACGGGTTCGGTTTAAATAGATGGCTATTTTGGCAACTGAGATATTTCTGTGGTAATAAGATTCTATCATCACTAGCTCATCCGTGGTAAGATGTGTGTAGGTCATTCGTGATCACTCCTATGTCTTCTTTTGTCGGAAATACATTTTGAGTGTACCACGAATGGCTTTTTTATTTGTCTAGCTTAATTTTACAATCGGCGCCATATAAATAATTCAGACAGTCTCATAACTTTAAAAAAAAAAATTTAGGTCGTTGAACTAACAGCATTTGTTATGCAACCAAAAAAGCTGTAGAGATCTAGCTCATGCACCTAAATTTACATAGTAATTTCTTATTGTAATAAACGTATAACGGAGAGCTCTATTCCATATTTTCAATGTCTTTACTCAAAGTCTTTATAGCAGCCAAATTTTCTTTTGAGCGCTCTTCCTCATGACTGATCTTAGTTTCATCTACACCCTTATTTACATTAAGTCCAGAAAATGAAACGGTTACAACTTGAACTGGATTTAAGTAACAAGAAGTTCCTGTTTCATCTTCTAATAAAACAAAACTTTCTAGCGGCTCTCCGTCTTCATCTGTTATTTTATTTAGTAACTGTTCAGTAGAACTATTTACTACCAACGATTTCCCATTACTTAAAAAAACTTCACATTTGTCCATCCTAAAAACCACCTTCTCTTTTAGTATGATCAGTATAACAAATGCCAATCACTGGACCTAATCCTTTGCTTTTCAAATTGATTTTTTGAACATAAAAAAAAAGGCTGAAAGAAATTCTCTCAACCTTTTCTATGTGTATCTCATTTTTTGCAAATTAAAACAACAAAAATGTTATTTTGTTTCACGATGTAATGTTACGACACGTTCGCGCGGGCAGTATTTTTTGAATTCAACACGGTCCGGACTGTTACGTTTATTTTTCTTTGAGATGTAATTACGTTCTTTACATTCTGTACATTCCAATGTGATGTTTACACGCATGATTTTCCCTCCAAGCATTAAACAGTATTTATTTGAAGACATATTTCTTTATCTTCTGACTTAAATATCATATCACTTTTTGCATAAACATGCTAGTATTTTTTTAGAGGTTGTAAAGTTTTTTTACTTTACGCTCTTGTTTCGTTTCTTATTCAGCTTAATTATTATCCATCAATACCTTAGCCAATTGATTGTAATCCATATCACTTGATACTTCATAAGAACCTGGGCGAATAAGCGCAGCATAATTATTATCTTCTAAAAATCCATCAAAATCTAAGGCATCTTCAATCAGCCCTTGCCCTTTTAGCTGTTGACTGGCAACACTGCTTGGATCACCATCATTGATAATGACCGTGATTTCTTTCACACTAGATTCCGAAGCCTTTGATTCAGTATTTTCTGCTGCTTCACTTGTTTCAGTCTCTTCAACAATTTCAGGTTCACTTGTCACTGCTTCTTTTTCTAAATCAGCGATTTCAGTTTCAGCTAGCAAGGCTTCATATTTTTCCTTGTAGGACGATTCTTCTTTAGTCACTGCAGTCTCTTCAGTTGATTTATCTTCAGAAGCTACAGTTGCTGGATCGTAAAGGAAAAGTCGATAGCCTACAAGAACAATAGCGGAGATTAGAAATCCTAATGCTAAGTAACGTAATGCGGGTTTACTCATTCTATTATTCTCCTTCATCAGTCATCAATTATTTTTTTACATACTCATCGATAACAACTTTTATTGTTGCTTCAGATAAACGTGTTTGCATAACAATATCTTCCATTGCTACACCTTGGGTATACAAACTAACCACATGTTTCTTCAAAACATCATGGATCTTAGCTGAAGTGGGTGTTTCCTTTGTCTCGATATTCAGTTTATCTTCTAAAGTTGAAACACGTTTTTTCAAACTATAAATATCTTGCATTAGCTGTAAAGACAATTCTTCGAATTCTTCTTTAATTTTCTCGCCATTATCTTTCTTGTAAAATGACCAGCCTATCAATGCAATTGCAATGACTAACAAGATAATCACTATTATCCATAAGTCCATTAAATTCACCTCTTCTTTCTATTCTCAAAATCTATTTTAACATACCTCCGTTTAAAAAAGTACTTTGTAAAATAAACTTAATAATGTAATGTTTCATAAAAGAAAACAGCATAAATAACTCGTAATAAAGGTTCTATAATTTTTAGTGTTGAAAGCTTTGATCCAACTACTCACCCAAAATTTCTTGAGGAATAGGGTTGCTTGTAGCCGTGTAAAGGATTCAGGTGTTCCCATGGAACCACAATAAATACCTGTTTTTTACACAAAAAAAGATTTTGCCATAAACTTAGACAAAATCTTTTTGGTTGTATTGCTTATTCTTCTGTTGTTGCTTCATTTTCTTCAGCAATGTCATTTGAAAGATCAGCGTAATCTCCTACTTGGAAATAAGCGTCAAGAACCTTACGAGCTACAACGGTATTTTCATGATTGCTATTTGAATTTGGCAGATACGGAACAATCACGAATACCGCAATTTCGGGATCATCATAAGGTGCATACCCAATAAATGTTCGGTTGGTGACACTCTCTCCTTTTTTGCTTTTAATGTCCCCGTCATAATAAGCTTCAGCCGTTCCTGTTTTACCCGCAGCTGTATATTCAATACCTCCAAAATAACTGGTAGCCGAACCGTTAGCTCCGTTAACCACTTCATACATTCCTTGTTGAACACGGCTTATCTCTTCTTCTCCAACATCAAGAATATTCAACACATCTGATTCCAGTTGCGTTTGGATAGCCCCTAAGTTTCCTTCAGCATTAGTTTCTCTAATTTCATCAATCAGACGAGGCGCGATCCGTTTCCCGCCATTTGCAACGGTCGACACATATTGCAGCATTTGGATGGGCGTATACGTATCATACTGACCAAATGCAAAGGTTAATGCTAATCCAGGATTTTCAGCTGTGCCTATAAAACCAGAACCTTCACCGGGTAAATCGATTCCCGTCTTTACACCTAAGCCAAATTGGGCATAGTAGTTTCTTAATCTTTTGATTACATTTTTGTAATCGATGTTTAGCGCCATATTTTGATAGTAATCGTATTCTCCGCCCATTCGCATGGCCAATTTTGCCATGTAGACGTTGGAAGAACGTTCTAGTGCAGTAATATCATTCACCGCAACGCTACCTGAACGGTTGAAAACTGAACTGATCTTTTGACCGGCAAGTGTTAGTGGTTCATCAATCAACGTGTTATCCGCTAGTGTGATAGCCCCATCCATGTACCCTGCTAATACGGTTGCTGGTTTTACGACCGATCCCATTTGATAAGTATTCGTGATGATACCTAGTGTATCATCTTTTATTTCTCCGTTTGTTTCTCTTTTTTGACCGGTCATTGCTAAAATTTCGCCGTTGTTTGGATCAGCAGCGACGACATATATTCTGTCATTTAACCCTTCACTTTCATTAACTAATGATTCCTTTGCAAGATCTTGAACG
This genomic window contains:
- a CDS encoding YqgQ family protein; protein product: MINLYDVQQLLKRFGIYVYIGKRLWDIEIMMVELKKLHDNGLILDDEYLPAILILKQEHRKEEEKEQKS
- a CDS encoding IS30 family transposase, which translates into the protein MTYTHLTTDELVMIESYYHRNISVAKIAIYLNRTRTPIYTVINFLKEGHTALEYYQQYKENKRRCGRHRIVLPKKQQAYIKDKVAQGWTPDVIIGRAEESIKCSVRTLYRQFKEKIFDETTLPMKGKRKPNGHKERRGKQAFKRNIAEREKDYPQFTQEFGHIEGDTIVGVQHKSAIITLVERLSKVIITLKPDGRKASDIETAMNHWFQVIPRNLFRSITFDCGKEFSNWKSLCNRHDIAIYFADPGTPSQRALNENSNGLLRKDGLPKEMDFNQVDQSFVSSVADKRNNIPRKSLKYQTPLEVFLSYMSEDILSSLI
- a CDS encoding ROK family glucokinase gives rise to the protein MKNKIIGIDLGGTTVKFAILTSEGEIQQKWSIITDITDDGSHIVPAIVESINEQLERYQLSPSDFIGIGMGSPGTVDREEGTVIGAYNLNWDTSQPVKQLIEEGTGISFAIDNDANVAALGERWKGAGKNEEDIVFVTLGTGVGGGIIAGGRLIHGVAGAAGEIGHITVEPGGYECTCGNKGCLETVSSATGVVRLARDFSEEYAGDSKLKTIIDDGQLITAKDVFDLAKEEDELAIRVIDKVAYYLGLACGSVANILNPSAIVVGGGVSQAGVFLINQIQTYFDLFTYPTIRRTTRIRLAQLGNDAGVIGASSLVKKQKNGTL
- a CDS encoding peptidoglycan D,D-transpeptidase FtsI family protein, which produces MPFLKTNKKNHNKKKKSHIPFRLNFLFFTVFLLFAMLILRLGYLQIVKGEEFETEVQRTETTLATGTVPRGEIYDNQQRKLVGNEALQAITYTRGTGVSSEDMATIAVNLAAYIEMPNITEFEQDSDFDLSKRDLKDFWISMNEDKVNDRISDKQKDSLNGSELYQLQVDKVTDEDIQFSKEEQEAAAIFKRMNGAYALSTINIKGEDVSNDEIAKVSENLLDLPGIDTGTDWVRTYPEKDMLKTILGNVTSESKGLPKNKAATYLAQGYARNDRVGESYLELEYEQVLSGSKSQSETETNQNGDVVNTIQSYTGEKGDNLVLTIDMDFQTIVQDLAKESLVNESEGLNDRIYVVAADPNNGEILAMTGQKRETNGEIKDDTLGIITNTYQMGSVVKPATVLAGYMDGAITLADNTLIDEPLTLAGQKISSVFNRSGSVAVNDITALERSSNVYMAKLAMRMGGEYDYYQNMALNIDYKNVIKRLRNYYAQFGLGVKTGIDLPGEGSGFIGTAENPGLALTFAFGQYDTYTPIQMLQYVSTVANGGKRIAPRLIDEIRETNAEGNLGAIQTQLESDVLNILDVGEEEISRVQQGMYEVVNGANGSATSYFGGIEYTAAGKTGTAEAYYDGDIKSKKGESVTNRTFIGYAPYDDPEIAVFVIVPYLPNSNSNHENTVVARKVLDAYFQVGDYADLSNDIAEENEATTEE
- a CDS encoding rhomboid family intramembrane serine protease; this encodes MKIKRFFKKPVVTYALLVIQIIAFVFMTFDGGSTNIATLLKYGAKFNPYIVLGEWWRLITPMFLHIGFIHLLMNSVILYYLGEQLEGIFGHLRFAGIYLLSGIAGNLASFAFSDALSAGASTALFGLFGSTIMLGQTFKYNPAIQQMAKSFGILIIINVVFGIFSSSIDLAGHLGGLLGGFLLATAISVPNPVVHLLNKRLIYGSFFVIMVIALAYIGYLNTPITFFEP
- the rpmG gene encoding 50S ribosomal protein L33, with translation MRVNITLECTECKERNYISKKNKRNSPDRVEFKKYCPRERVVTLHRETK